The region GCGTAGTCAGCGATCCGGTCATTGCTGATGTATTTTTCGTCGCCGGCCGTAACGACCTGGATCGGGTTCGACAGCGGTTGCCTCGCGTATAGCTGGCGGTTGATTTGCACGAGGTCGATCAGCGCGACGACGTGCTTGTATCGATAATCGCAGAATCCCGCTCGGCCGGCTGCCTGCCAGGAGTGACATTTCGCACGTAAGCCCCGCGGTTTTACGATCATCTTGTTGAATCCCGGTGTCCGGCCGAGCGCCTCCGCCAAGGTCTCAATGAAGGCGCCGCCGCGAATCCCGAGCATCGGCGCGAGCAACAATAGCCGGTTGTACAGCTCGGTCGCCTGCAGCGCGGCGCTCAAGCTGATGGCGCCGCCAAGCGAAAAGCCAACAATAATCTTCTCGCCCGGGCTCGCAGCCATGATGCGATTCATCGACGTCGCAAACTCGAAATAGCCGGAACTGTCTTCGCCGGCTGACGGCAGGGCTGACAGGTCGTCTTCGCCGCCCGCGGTCGGCATGGCGCCGTGGCCGGGGAGCAGCGGCAGCAGCACGTCGAAACCCTGCGCGCTGATCCGCGGGGCCAGCTCCAGGAACTGCTGCGGGCAGGTACCGAAACCGTGGAACATGATGACGGCGCCGCGACGCTTCGTACCTGGCACTGCGGTGAAGCGCCTTGGTTCGCAGTCGGCCGCGTGCGGCGTTTCGTTTACGCGGTTTTCGTAGTCCGACCATGCCGCGGCGAAGGTGGCCAGTTCCTCCTGCTCGGCGGGCGGCGCTACGACGCTGAATGCCGCGGTTGTGCAGCCCGCCAGCAAGCATCCGGCGAGCGCGCACAGCAGGACCCGTCCGAGGATGGCGCATGGCCGCAGTAC is a window of Pseudomonadota bacterium DNA encoding:
- a CDS encoding alpha/beta fold hydrolase, whose amino-acid sequence is MHRREFMVLRPCAILGRVLLCALAGCLLAGCTTAAFSVVAPPAEQEELATFAAAWSDYENRVNETPHAADCEPRRFTAVPGTKRRGAVIMFHGFGTCPQQFLELAPRISAQGFDVLLPLLPGHGAMPTAGGEDDLSALPSAGEDSSGYFEFATSMNRIMAASPGEKIIVGFSLGGAISLSAALQATELYNRLLLLAPMLGIRGGAFIETLAEALGRTPGFNKMIVKPRGLRAKCHSWQAAGRAGFCDYRYKHVVALIDLVQINRQLYARQPLSNPIQVVTAGDEKYISNDRIADYASAQVDFGPISLCYMPADVPHEMLTPYENSGRDMYWLEPLLVDMAAFVAHGRFFRVVQFDGSGEVAHCDLSY